The following are from one region of the Stanieria cyanosphaera PCC 7437 genome:
- a CDS encoding type VI secretion system amidase effector protein Tae4 gives MKRWVKFIASAIFACFFVIISNNLLQKVLSFAVCTLLMCNQATVYSLGNGDKVNAALSSNPNFPEVTDVNLKPTYPLEIAAPPIIRDAPVDLQQSFPGDFNISRQTPNSTGRNEILFVSPSTGTEQRFEINLPGTGAFQLYSAKFNKVSISDPNRLIKNGSTLTATQAQQKLSSFEIKFNNNIVSDVILADGTKAEVSDTEVVVKQSDGQVIETLFLSQDKSLKDNQILAQVKSNTKFLAQADSGCQTSIQQNLYQVATQVQSKSNNLKSLESNYGYLLSWALTFSDKALEDSLVDNSRNITIQEIACTAPVQCQQVQASGGSEVRTDLFELPPGTNRRVTFDYEFYDIPDRVEIYYNGEIKAAYPQPVVPLENTETPDPTWLANGNGQLQIAIDDDKAQFIGIKIIGNDDEQTKWDYTVNCTGEAIAEEPTCDNVSQPNLQSQSPIMLPKQPHIMTNTLLALLKNKQNSSSLFETLWKNYPFGNAEQVKKDIGGNVNASWVDNTCAIRMSKALNYSLPDKKIPFINKDVTIKGGDNLRYIFRVKDFINYITGKFGKPNIQVEIVNNVLDKSSLKDKQGIIVFEVNEWTNATGHATLWNGIDCADKCYFDEANKISLWIIK, from the coding sequence ATGAAACGTTGGGTTAAATTTATTGCCAGCGCGATATTTGCCTGTTTTTTTGTTATTATTAGCAACAATTTACTTCAGAAAGTATTAAGTTTTGCTGTCTGCACTTTGCTGATGTGTAATCAGGCGACAGTTTATAGCTTAGGAAATGGCGACAAGGTTAATGCAGCTTTATCCTCCAACCCTAATTTTCCAGAAGTGACAGATGTTAACTTAAAACCAACATATCCTCTCGAAATTGCTGCTCCTCCCATCATTCGCGATGCTCCTGTAGACTTACAACAGTCATTCCCAGGGGACTTTAATATTTCCCGTCAGACTCCCAATAGTACGGGAAGAAATGAAATTTTATTTGTTTCTCCTTCTACAGGTACAGAGCAAAGATTTGAAATTAATCTTCCCGGTACAGGTGCTTTTCAACTGTATAGTGCTAAATTTAACAAGGTTTCTATTAGCGATCCTAATCGCCTGATTAAAAATGGCTCTACTTTAACTGCTACTCAAGCGCAACAAAAACTTAGCAGTTTTGAGATTAAGTTTAATAATAATATTGTCTCAGATGTAATTCTGGCAGATGGAACAAAAGCGGAAGTTAGCGATACTGAAGTTGTAGTTAAACAGTCTGATGGTCAAGTAATTGAGACTTTATTTTTAAGTCAGGATAAATCTCTAAAAGATAATCAAATTTTAGCTCAAGTCAAATCCAATACCAAGTTTTTAGCTCAAGCAGATTCTGGTTGCCAAACTAGCATCCAACAAAATTTATATCAAGTAGCAACTCAAGTACAAAGTAAATCTAATAATCTTAAATCTTTAGAATCCAATTATGGATATCTTCTCAGTTGGGCGTTAACTTTTAGCGATAAAGCATTAGAAGATTCTTTAGTTGATAACTCTCGCAACATAACTATTCAAGAAATAGCCTGCACTGCTCCTGTACAATGTCAACAAGTACAAGCTAGCGGTGGTAGTGAAGTTAGAACGGATTTATTTGAATTACCTCCAGGGACAAATCGGAGAGTAACTTTTGATTATGAATTTTATGATATTCCCGATCGTGTAGAAATATACTACAACGGCGAAATTAAAGCTGCTTATCCCCAACCAGTAGTTCCTTTAGAGAATACCGAAACACCCGATCCTACTTGGTTAGCTAATGGTAATGGTCAATTACAAATTGCAATTGATGACGATAAAGCTCAATTTATCGGCATTAAGATAATTGGGAATGATGATGAGCAAACAAAATGGGACTATACAGTTAATTGTACTGGAGAAGCTATTGCAGAAGAACCAACTTGTGACAATGTTAGTCAACCAAATTTGCAAAGTCAGTCGCCTATAATGCTTCCAAAACAACCCCATATTATGACTAACACATTATTAGCATTATTAAAAAACAAGCAAAACAGTTCTTCTTTGTTTGAAACTTTATGGAAAAATTATCCTTTTGGAAATGCAGAGCAAGTCAAAAAAGATATAGGTGGTAATGTTAATGCTTCCTGGGTTGATAACACTTGTGCGATCCGAATGAGTAAAGCTTTAAACTATTCTTTACCAGACAAAAAAATTCCTTTTATAAATAAAGATGTAACTATAAAAGGTGGTGATAACCTAAGATATATTTTTCGAGTAAAAGATTTTATAAATTACATAACAGGAAAATTTGGAAAGCCTAATATTCAAGTAGAGATAGTTAATAATGTCTTAGATAAATCTAGTTTAAAAGACAAACAAGGAATTATTGTATTTGAAGTTAACGAATGGACAAATGCGACTGGTCA
- a CDS encoding choice-of-anchor Q domain-containing protein yields MNLKANQILGQSLDLTKQYLTDFVNYPELNQDLVLTFGEGFDRSQCLSLLQSLIDSNFRTLPQLKIVASEAINYAHGAYSFNNNTIYLSQEFLINNVDNIDAVAQVLIAEIGHYLDWQINLEDAPGDEGDIFAALVTRKELDVNQLNLLKTQDDRVTVEIAGEKLSIEQTGIIYVDVNATGKNNGSSWINAYQDLQDAIAVAQSGDEIWVADGTYYPTTETDRNLSFQIPNGVKLYGGFVGDETKLAQRDWQKNSTILSGEIGKINDNSDNSYHVVDVSNLSQDSILDGFVITGGNANKHPVTSGGGITSDRSKATLTNLIIQDNAASYGGGMYVNESQLSIKNVIFEENFATHDGGGLYSNDSNLNLKKIVFNSNYASDSGGAIYNYNSSPLLHKVKLQSNHSGEDGGAIYNYNSSPHLTKMLFLNNTAINHGGAVFNGYSSSPIIKNSIFRSNIANVAGGSIYNNGATVDLSVINSLFTQNISQFGGVIYNDHNSLHLINSTLVDNLGRYGAAIESEGNQNTIRNINNSILWHNPSVMGNHSIADLLEDTLVSYSLVEGSYLGVNILDQDPLFVDANNFDFRLTADSPALNQGNNDLINQSSLDLAGNSRIANHIVDLGAYEGIELPPQPTIETNPTIIYVNANATGNNNGTSWLNAYTNLQDALASAKFNSQIWVAAGTYKPSQSGLGEAEALSDRNVSFQLKNGVAIYGGFIGNETKLEQRDWQKNFTILSGEIGNLSEQNDNSYHVVNASGTTNSAIIDGFTITSGNANNSSDNFGGGIYSEQSQAIFANLIVKNNYAFDGGGLYSSDSFNQLYNVNFANNIVNHNGGGVYTNNSHLIISNSSFGQNHAEGDGGALFNYNSNPILTKINFSNNTAADEGGAIFNDYQSNPFIINSVFRANASIASGGAIFNHGSTVDAKYVNTIFDTNNSELGGAIYNYYSNSSGINNTLINNQAKSGAAVYTEGDEETKPVFTNSIFWDNQDQVDSTLIVNQDANTIVNYSIVEGDYLGKENLNSDPLFVDAATGNFRLQANSPGIDAGNNVFVTTEIDLAGNQRIINQTVDLGAYEYFPSVAETTANLWDFEQDQIALSYGVDSTVALLI; encoded by the coding sequence ATGAATCTAAAAGCCAATCAAATTCTTGGGCAAAGTTTAGACTTGACCAAGCAGTATTTAACAGATTTTGTTAATTACCCAGAGTTAAATCAAGATTTAGTTTTAACATTTGGTGAAGGTTTTGATCGCTCTCAATGTTTATCATTATTGCAATCTTTAATTGATAGTAATTTTAGAACTCTTCCTCAACTAAAAATTGTTGCTAGTGAAGCTATTAATTATGCTCATGGAGCTTATTCTTTTAACAATAATACTATTTATTTATCTCAAGAATTTTTAATTAATAATGTTGATAATATAGATGCAGTTGCTCAAGTTTTAATTGCAGAAATTGGTCATTATCTTGATTGGCAGATTAATCTTGAAGATGCACCAGGAGATGAAGGAGACATCTTTGCAGCATTAGTAACAAGAAAAGAATTGGATGTAAATCAATTAAATCTCCTGAAAACCCAAGACGATCGCGTTACTGTAGAGATCGCAGGTGAAAAGTTATCAATCGAACAAACAGGAATTATCTATGTTGATGTTAACGCTACAGGAAAGAATAATGGTAGTTCTTGGATCAATGCCTATCAAGATTTACAAGATGCGATCGCAGTAGCTCAATCAGGAGATGAAATTTGGGTAGCTGATGGTACTTATTATCCTACAACTGAAACAGACCGTAATCTAAGTTTTCAAATTCCTAATGGAGTTAAACTGTACGGTGGTTTTGTGGGAGATGAAACTAAATTAGCACAAAGAGATTGGCAAAAAAATTCTACTATCCTTAGTGGTGAGATTGGCAAAATCAATGACAACAGTGACAATAGTTATCACGTTGTTGATGTTAGTAATCTTAGCCAAGATTCAATCCTAGATGGTTTTGTCATTACTGGTGGCAATGCCAATAAGCATCCAGTTACTTCTGGAGGAGGAATTACGAGCGATCGCTCTAAAGCAACTTTAACTAATTTAATTATTCAAGATAATGCTGCTAGTTACGGCGGTGGAATGTATGTCAATGAAAGTCAGCTTTCTATTAAGAATGTCATTTTTGAAGAAAATTTTGCTACTCATGATGGAGGGGGACTATACAGCAATGACAGTAATTTAAATTTAAAAAAAATTGTTTTTAATAGTAATTATGCCAGCGATAGCGGAGGAGCTATTTACAATTACAACAGTAGTCCTCTGTTACACAAAGTAAAGTTGCAGAGTAATCATTCTGGAGAAGACGGAGGAGCTATTTACAATTACAATAGTAGTCCTCACTTAACAAAGATGCTTTTCCTCAACAACACTGCGATTAATCACGGAGGAGCAGTCTTTAATGGTTATAGTAGTAGTCCAATTATAAAAAATAGTATTTTTAGAAGCAATATTGCTAATGTAGCTGGTGGTAGTATCTACAACAATGGTGCAACAGTTGATCTTTCGGTAATTAATAGTCTTTTTACTCAAAATATTAGTCAATTTGGTGGAGTGATTTATAACGATCACAATTCCTTACATCTGATCAACAGCACCTTAGTAGATAATTTGGGTAGATACGGCGCAGCAATTGAAAGCGAAGGAAACCAAAACACAATTAGAAATATTAATAATAGTATTCTTTGGCATAACCCCAGTGTGATGGGAAATCATTCTATTGCAGATCTTCTTGAAGATACACTCGTTAGTTACAGTTTAGTAGAAGGAAGCTATCTAGGAGTCAATATTCTGGATCAAGATCCTTTATTTGTTGATGCTAATAATTTTGATTTTCGTTTAACTGCTGACTCTCCTGCTCTTAATCAAGGTAATAACGACCTAATTAATCAATCTAGCCTAGATCTAGCAGGTAATTCCCGTATTGCTAATCATATCGTTGATTTAGGAGCTTATGAAGGAATAGAATTACCACCCCAACCCACAATTGAAACTAATCCTACTATTATTTATGTTAATGCTAATGCTACAGGAAATAATAACGGAACTTCCTGGCTCAATGCTTATACCAATTTACAAGATGCACTCGCCTCAGCTAAATTTAATAGTCAGATTTGGGTAGCAGCAGGTACTTATAAACCCAGTCAAAGCGGTCTCGGCGAAGCCGAGGCACTGAGTGATCGCAACGTTAGTTTTCAACTCAAAAATGGTGTTGCGATTTACGGTGGTTTTATAGGAAATGAAACTAAATTAGAACAAAGAGATTGGCAAAAAAACTTTACTATCCTCAGTGGCGAAATTGGCAATCTTAGTGAACAAAATGACAATAGTTACCACGTTGTTAATGCTAGTGGAACTACTAACAGTGCAATTATAGATGGTTTTACAATCACCAGTGGCAATGCAAATAACTCTTCCGATAATTTTGGTGGAGGAATTTATAGCGAACAAAGTCAAGCTATTTTTGCTAATTTAATTGTGAAAAATAACTACGCTTTTGATGGTGGAGGATTATATAGTAGTGACAGTTTCAATCAATTATATAACGTAAATTTTGCCAATAATATTGTTAATCATAATGGCGGTGGTGTCTACACTAATAACAGTCACTTAATTATTAGTAATTCTAGTTTTGGTCAGAATCATGCCGAAGGTGATGGTGGAGCATTATTTAACTACAATAGTAATCCCATCCTAACTAAAATTAACTTTAGCAATAACACTGCTGCTGACGAAGGTGGGGCAATTTTTAACGACTATCAAAGTAATCCTTTTATTATTAATAGTGTTTTTCGTGCAAATGCTTCAATTGCTTCTGGTGGTGCAATATTTAATCACGGCAGTACAGTAGATGCTAAATATGTCAATACTATTTTTGATACTAATAATAGTGAATTAGGTGGAGCGATTTATAACTACTATAGTAATTCTTCAGGTATTAATAATACTTTAATCAATAATCAAGCTAAAAGTGGTGCTGCTGTTTATACCGAAGGAGACGAAGAGACTAAACCAGTTTTTACTAACAGCATTTTTTGGGACAATCAAGATCAAGTTGATTCTACTCTGATTGTTAATCAAGATGCGAATACCATTGTCAACTACAGTATTGTTGAAGGTGATTATTTAGGAAAAGAAAACCTCAACAGCGATCCTTTATTTGTAGATGCTGCCACAGGAAATTTTCGTCTCCAAGCTAATTCTCCTGGTATTGATGCAGGAAATAACGTATTTGTAACTACCGAGATTGATTTAGCTGGTAATCAACGCATTATTAATCAAACTGTAGATTTGGGTGCTTATGAATATTTTCCTTCTGTAGCAGAAACAACAGCTAATTTGTGGGATTTTGAACAGGATCAAATTGCCCTTAGCTATGGAGTTGATAGTACAGTAGCCCTATTGATTTAA